The genomic DNA CTGTACATGATCCGCTTATGACATGATGCCCACCAGCCAAACCTTCCTTCTGTAAATTAGATAAAAGGACAGGACCCACTGAAGCCCAGCATACCTACCTGCCTACCAGCCCAACCAGAACCATGTttgtgttcctctgtgttgtcTCTATCTTAAGCCTTGCTTTGGGTGCTGAACATGACACTCCTGACCAGGGTGAAGAGCTATCCCAAAAATCCTGCCCCATGGGCTGGTACGACTTTAATGGATGCTGCTATAAGTACAATTCCACACGACTGGACTGGGCAGCCACTGAGTCATACTGTGTGATTTAGGGAGCAAACTTGGAACACCAGTTCATCAAAACCCTAATCAAGACTTTCAACCCTTTAGAGTTCTacacctggatcaggttgtctgAGATAGTTAGGGAGGGGCAGGGTCAGATAATGCAGGGTCCCTGGGCCCAGACCCGTGGGGGGCCCAAGAggcagcaaaacattttttaaagtatatatacagtaccagtcaaaggtttggacacacctgctcattcaagagtttttctttactttgactgttttctacattgtagaataatagtgaagacatcaaaactatgaaataacacatatggaatcatgttgtaaccaaaaaagtgtttaacaaatcaaaatatattttatatttgagattcttcaaagtagccaccctttgccacagctttgcacactcttggcattctctcaaccagtatcacctggaatgcttttccaaaagtcttgaaggagttcccacatatgctaagcacttgttggctgcttttcctgcttttttcatctgatgcagcactccatcactatccttcttggtcaaatagcccttacacagcctggaggtgtgttgggtcattgtcctgttgaaaatcaaattatagtcccactaagtgcaaaccagatgggatggcgtattgctgcagaattctgtggtagccacaGAATTTTTACCTAGTGGGAAAAAGTCAGAGTGGCTTGAGTGGGACCAAgaaaagcaaagtacagaaaatGGCGGGTTGTGtatcagaggacgcatggctctcgaccttcgcctctcccgagtccgtacgggagaggcgaaggtaaGAACTTTAACAAAAAATGCCCAAACTGACTGTTATTTGATTTATTCATTTTttgggtactttttaccccttttttctccccaattgttagTTACATTCTtctcccatcactgcaactcccgtacggactcgggagaggcgaaggtcgagatccATGCGTCCTCTGATACAcgacccgccaagccgcactgcttcttgacgcactgctcgcttaacccggaagccagctgcaccaatgtgtcagaggaaacactgtacagctggcgaccgaagtcagcatgcatgcgcctggcccaccacaaggagtcgctagaacacgattggacaaggacatcccggccgaccacaccctcccataacccggacgaggctgggccaattgtgcgccgcctcatgggtctcccggtcgcggccgactgcgacacagcctgggatcgaacccaggtctgcagtgatgcctctagtACTacgatgcagttccttagaccgctgcgccactcgggaggtcccACTGGTTATTGTTCTGTGCAACACATAGACACAAAGGACAATGACAACCAAAAGGCCTGCAATCGCACATACGAGATATCAACCCATTGGCTTGTGCTGCACATATTCTGAATTTGGTTGGGGTAAGTACTGTGAACTACTGCCTTGAGACAGATTCGTTTTTCACATTTGTGCCGTCAATATTTAACTTTTGCTCCAAAACCACTTGGCGATGGCAGATTGTTAAATCAGGTTCACAACCAAATGAAAACAGTTGAATAGCTACACGCAAATCTCTTTCCGGTATGAGATGGTCTGCCCATGCACGTGCCTCATAAGCATTATGCCTCAATTATGCAAATGTTAGTCTCTTCTAGAAATATCTGAGGACGAAAATCGAACTCTTGCACGCTTAAACAAGGCTCTAACGCTCTCTACCCAAATGGATAAACTTAAAATAGCTTTTTACTTCCAAAGTTTTCAGAATGCAAGCGCTGCACTTCAGGCAGTCCAACTGGACCTGTCTAGCGCTGTTCCTTTCGTGGCCCCCTTGAGAGATTTTGTTTCTGGGCTCCGGGATCAGTATGATAGCTTTGAGGCAAAAGGAAAGGACATGTCACCGCTTTACAAACCTGACACACAATGACATAGACGACGCAAAAAAAACATGCTGATGAGTCGTAAAAGGCAGAGCCTGACGTCGTTTATCAATGACAGGTCAGCAGAAATTTACCGGTGGTAAATTTGTTGTGATTGACACACTTAAGTTGGATAGGAGGTATAAGTCATACAAAGAGCTAAACAACTGCTTTGGTTTTTTAACAATATGCCTTTACTTTCCTCACAAAACCTACATTCAATCTGCACACAACCTTCAGAGGTAATGTCAATCTGACTTGCAACATGCTTTTCCAGATGAAATGGTCCAGTTTAaagaatttatttaaaaaagtgaCAAAAACACATATGCCAGGGCATTGCTTCACACGTTGAGACAGAGGAATATACAAGCAGTTTTCCAATGTTGGCATTACCTTGCAAATATTATTGACTTTACCTCTTACCAAAGCTGGTTCTTCTCAATAACATACTCAATTCaggttagaatcacatttggcagcaattacagctgtgagtctttctgggtaattataagagctttccacacgtGAATTATGCAATTATTCttttgaaaattcttcaagctctgtcaaattgtttgttgatcattactagacaaccattttcagatcttgccatagattttcaaacagatttaagccaaaactgtaactcaggaacattcactgtcttctaggTAAGTAACTCTTGTGTAGATTTGGCctagtgttttaggttattgtcctgctgaaaggtgtggtggaaagcagacagaaccaggttttctaagattttgtgtgtgcttagctccattctgtttctttttgttatcctaaaaaactccccagtccttaaggattacaagcatacccataacatgatgcagccaccactattcttgaaaaatatggagagtggtactcagtcatgTGTACCAATGTGGactttccccaaacataacactttgtattcaggacaaaaagtaaattgctttgccaacaggatgcatgttttgaaaaattgctttgcaaacaggatgcatgttttgaaaaatatatatattctgtacaagattccttcttttcactctgtcaattaggcctaggttagtattgtggagtaactacaattctcaggtttctcctatcacagccattatactctaactattttaaagtcaccactggcctcatggtgaaatccctgagcggattccttcctctccggcaactgagttaaggtCACTGtctatttgtagtgactgggtgtattgatacaccaccccaagtgtaattattaacttcaccacTCAGGGATAtacaatgttttttaaataattatgtcacacacacttttacaaacatttgaccacccaCATCCCTGACACATATTGCAGGTcaataaagtattttttgtttttacattattaCCATGTATTCACTGTTTGGTTCATTTGGTTTCTCCACTGTAGATTCCTGTAGCAGACTTTGAGACACCTCTTGACATAGCACTGGATGTGTCATCGGTCAGGAGATACCTGTTCCTTAACTCTTCTCTCTTCCACTTCATCATGGCACCGGTAGGGTCCCTCAAAGTCTTGATTAATAACACAAGggtcttttattattattattatttttttacatccattacaTTATTCACAATAGTGTCCAGTATCTGTTGATCTCCTACACCATCTGGGTGTCTTCTACTAATGTGTCCTGTATTTGTTCAGAGTTAGTTCTTGTATGTTTAGTTTATACTGTGTATCATTTTATCTCCCCTCCAGATTATATATGTGGTGATATGGTGTGCTGTGTTCTCCACTCTTCATATGTATCTCTCGGTCGCTGACTGGgtcctctgcctgtctgtcagtctggtctCCATCTTCCTCACCACATTCATCATCGTCATCCTCCACTATAGTAACAAGGAGGTGGGTGTTCAATCTGTTTATCAGTCTGACAGCACTTAATGTTTTACTGCTTTGGGCTAAAGTAGGGTCATACAGAgggtttcttggtagtcttaaacaaatctactttgaagcaAAAGTATACAccccacacacatggttatgggcttaaaaaagagAACACCTTGTCAGATATagaatttaaatgtattacattacactttacagtgcattcagaaagtattcagacaccttcatttttcccacattttgttacgttacacacagccttattctaaaatggattaaattgtttttttcccccttatcaatctaaacacaaattaaaatatcactggagtcattccaaatacatttttgccacttgtgtagcctacctggagctggtAAACCAATTTAATAAATAGCCAAAATAACTtctgtttattgttgttgtaggcttatgttattatgcaattattaatgggCATGTTTAATTAATTAAAGTGAAAGTTATCAAAGCTCTATCGCAATTGCCGTTCTGTTGTTAGAACGCGTTAGATTGACGGTAACAGTAGTCAAATTAGGCTTcgggtaaaacattttaaaaaagttgACAAGCATATTTAGttcatgtaaatattattaatattaaattCAGTGATTGAAATTATGACCGcatcctcagtagcctattcAGGCAGGCTATTGGGAGAAACAAGCATGTCTAACCTCGAAATCACCTCGCTATTCATTTGAATAAATGTTTCTGTTAATTTGAcctaagcaagctgctaaattGTTCAGTTTACAGCTTGCCTACATCTTGTCTAGGCTACTATAGACTATCTGAAatgagatgtaggcctatcaggggctataggcATCCTGCCTTTATCTaagcaaaccatggcaaagttgaatTACAATTATAAACACAGATTTCAGTctgtagcctatgcctattgaaatgacaagtcaatctcgcaaataggccatttataatggtttgtagtcttaacatctggcacataacaGCATTGCCAGAAAATAGGccaacatttgtttttttatgtttgtctAAGTGTTACTTGCTCAGTGattgagatcctctgtccaactttcatcactcaaactctcctgtcagatttatctatagttatgcacatgcgCAAAGGGGATTTGTTTACAATTATAAACCTgattccagccctgaatgctgattggctcaaagctgtggtatatcagaccatataccatgggaaTGACAAAGCATTTTATTTTTAccgttctaattatgttggtagccagtttataatagcaacaaggcacCCCGGAGGTTTGGTTTGAGGTatataaaatctaattttattggtcacatacacatgattagcagatgttattgcgggtgtagcgaaatgcttgtgcttctagctccgacagtgcagtaatatctaactgtaacggttttcttccgttGGTAAAGGATAGGACCAAAATGCGGCGCGggtagtgttcaacatgtttaataaacaaagagacgataacgtgaacactatacaaaatacaaaacaataaatgtgaaaaccgagacagtcctatctggtgcagaacacaaagacagaagacaaccacccacaaaccccaacacaaaacaagccacctaaatatgattcccaatcagagacaacacaaaacacctgcctctgattgagaaccatattaggccaaacatagaaacagacaaactagacacacaacatagaatgcccacccagctcacgtcctgaccaacactaaaacaagtaaaacacacaagaactatggtcagaacgtgacactaacaagtaatatctaacaaactacacaacatatacccaatacacacaaatctaaataggaatgaattaagactatatacatatggacgagcgatgtcagtgcggaacggactaagatccagtagaatagtatagaaaaacagtatatacatatgagatgagtaatgcaagatatgtaagcgttattaagtgactaagatactgtagaaaagtatagaatacagtatatacatatgagatgagtaatggcagatatgtaaacattattaaagtgactagtgttacattccttaaagtggccagtgattcctagtctatgcctataggcggcagcctctaatgtgctagtgatggctgtttaacagtctgatggccttcagctagaaactgtttttcattctctcggtcccagccttgatgcacctgtactgacctcgccttctggatgatagcgggtgaacaggcagtggctcgggtggttgatgtccttgatgatctttttggcctttctgtgacatcaggtgctgtaggtgtcctggagggcaggtagttttacctcggtaatgcgttgggcagactacatcaccctctggagagccttgcggttgcgggcgatgcagttgccgtaccaggcggtgatacagccggacaggatgctttcaattgtgcgtttgagggttttaggtgacaagccaaatttctttagcctccagGGTTGAAGAGGCTCAGTTGcaccgccttcaccacactgtctgtgtgggtggtccatttcaatttgtcagtgatgtgtacgcaaaggaacttgaagccttCCACCTACTCCACTGCgctcccgtcgatgtagataggggggtgccccctctgctgtttcctgaagtccacgatcatctcctttgttttgttgacattgagtgagaggttgttttccaggcaccacactcccagagccctcacctcctccctgtaggctgtttcgtcatcgttggtaatcaagcctactacagttgtgtcgtctgcaaacttggccacgcagtcatgggtgaacagggagtacaggagggggctgggcacgcacccttgtggggccccagtgttgaggatcagcggagtggaggtgatgtttcctaccctcaccacctgggggcggcccgtcaggaagtccaggacccagttgccagGGCAGGGTTCTgacccagggccttgagcttaatgatgagcttggagggtactatggtgttgcatgctgagctatagtcaataaacagcattcttacataggtattcctcttgtccagatggaatagggcagtgtgcagagtgatggcgattgcatcgtctgtggatctattggggaggtaagttaattgaagtgggtctagggtggcaggtaaggtagaggcgATATGatccctgactagtctctcaaagcacttcatgatgacagaggtgagtgctacggggtgataatcattaagttcagttacctttgcctcctgggtacaggaacaatgttgaaacatgtggggacagcagactgggatagggagagattgaatatgcccataaacacaccagccagctggtctgtgcaagatggcgccgacggaGATGGCAGCATCGCGACTAGCTCTTAGAAAACGTTGCAGTATTTAGTTTATGTACTcttttttacattattagctcaggaaatgttttgtgtcattacatacagccaggaagaactattgaatAATAGAGCGGCAGTAACAtaactaccagcattacgaccaggaatacgacttccctggagcagatcctttgttcactctcccctctcactccccaCATTGCCGGCGgctgtgtttcatgattaacgactcatggtgtaattctaggaacatacaggaactcaagtcattttgttcacccgacctagaatacctcacaattaaatgcagaccatattatctcccaagagaattctcctccgTCATCACCACGGCCGTTTACAGCCCACCTTAAGCCGAAACcttgacggccctcaaagaacttcaaatggactttatgcaaactggaaaccacatatcctgaggctgcatttattgtagctggggattttaacaaagcaaatctgaggactagGATGCcaaaattctatcaacatattgactgCCCTACTCGCACTACTAAGACTCTCAaccattgctattcaaacttccgggatgcttacaaggccctcccccaccctcctttctgcaaatctgaccatgacgccatcttgctcctcccatcctaaaggcagaaactcaaacaggaagtgcccgtgctttgtactatatggccaatataccacggctaacggctgtatccaggcgtcatgcttaagaacagcccttagccgtggtttattggccatataccatacctccttgtgccttattgcttaaatgagATAGCAGTCAAATAAGGTAAATCGACATCCATAGCAGTCAAATGAGCTAAATCGACTTCCAAAGCAGTCAAACGAGCTAAATTGACTTCCAAAGCAGTCAAACGAGGTAAATCGACTTCCATGGCAGTCAAACGAGGTAAATCGACTTCCATGGCAGTCAAACGAAATAAATCAACACCCATAGCAGTCAAATGAGGTAAATagacatccattgatggaaaatgatctggcGAGTTTAATAAGGGCAAATTGTCTTTTCTCTTGCGacatattcaaattcctttattacGTCATGTCCTAGCTCGCAATACTTATTATTTTGAGGAAAACTAAACTTGCTTCTAACGTCATACAGGTTACTACGATATTCCTTATTTGGCTCAATAGCATTATGGAAAAGGGTTAATTGTATAAATATGGCAACTCTTCTCTTGCTGTATAAAAATACAATTGGTCTAGTTTTCAGGCTTTTTGGGTGGGTTTTGAGTGGGCATTGGTCAGAAATTTCACATGCAACACTGTTGTCTGAGCAGTACACCCTAAGTCACTGCATAGGGAGGGATACTCATACATGCTATATTATGATACTTCAACCGAATAGGACAAGTTCTACATAGCTGGAAAGGTCAAAGACTGTAGAAACCGAATGTGCATAGGTGCTGCACAGAATATTTGcacatttcccccagaaatggcCTAGCTAACACGTCAATACATTAGCATGAACCATTTTGGACTAATGTGAACGAGGCCATCTTTTCCGGTACATCTGAAAAGATGATCAAATGGTTGTGATGGAATAATTACATAATAACCATAGCCTCAATAAAAGGTAAGTCATTAAGTTTTTTTTAACCAATGGCTTATTGGTGGTTTATTGGATAACGTATTGTTGTGATCAAACCGAACATGCATGGTTTTCAATGGCTGACATGTGAGCAGGGAAAATATATCATATGGATTTTTGGGCAAGGACATCTGCTCAATGATGAAAATGTAAATGAGCAGTGAGCAGCtggtaatgtatggctctgctgACAGCTGGGGATTTATGACCTTGTGTTGGAGGGGAGCAAGGATAATAAAGAACTTAACTGGTGATTTGGCTGTCTGAGGgcctgtttgacatagaaacacctgaTTTTCAGCAGTTTTAATTacaatttaaatgaattatgaaaaatatgaatgaaaTCCCACTGCAGGAAGAGATAGTCTTAATGGGTAGCCTAATTATAAAATGCCTTCTAATCTTTAATCGCAGTGCTAAAATTAGTGAGCTGTGGTAGCAACATAAATTATGCGTCTGTAACGGTcgttttcctcctcgtctgaggaggagtatggatcggaccaaaacgcagcgtgggttgaatacatgtttgttttattaaagaaagacgaagacggaaaaactcttaacgtcgtttattgttttgtagtttgttaacagacctgaacttgtgaacatataacacgaacgcacgaacaggaaggaacacacgaatgaCATGAAcgaaacgaacgaacgaaaacagtcccgtgtggcacaaacactgacacaggaacaatcacccacgaacaaacagtgtgaacagcctacctaaatatggttctcaatcagaggaaacgtaaaacacctgcccctgattgagaaccatatcaggctcgTTAAcaaccctaaacatagaaacaaataacatagactgcccaccccaactcacgccctgaccatactaaacaaagacaaaacaaaggaaataaggtcaggaacgtgacagcgtcGATATTAATAGGAATACATCTGTGCTTGTGGAAGCAAATGAATAGACTACATAGATATGCAACACCAGAGGATTGAAGAtaaatattcagacactttgaAACCTATGTGGTTCATTATTGAACACCAGAGATTTTGGACTGTAGTCTGAAAACAGTTTTAAGACCAAAGAACATTCATGTAGATCTTCCTACAGATAAACATCAACATTGACGTGCGACTCATCCAGGTGAATGAGAGGCTGAGCCAACATATGCTGCTGGTGGGCGTGGCTGACTGGGTGCAGAGCTGCACTGGAACTCTacaggtaggctacagtaacctgcACATATAGGCAGCTCAATCTGAGATGGAAGACATTTTGTGTCAAACCTTTTTATCACACTCACTTTCTTGTAATCGAGGTTACTTCTAAATACCTTTACTGTTTTTTGTGGTATAAATCTAACCGCATCCATTGACCGATCATTACGACAAGACACTTTGAAGATATATATCGATGAATTGATTCTGTAGTTTAATTGAAATAGGCCCttttatatcctaatcagacagtaaCAAATGTTCTGGCTCGTAGGAAGTCAAAACAAAAAGGGAGGGACTTTATTAGCGGCATCAATCACTATCAACAGATACCTGAATGAGATGAATCCACAACAagtctacccactgggcacagacgtcaattcaacgtctattccacattggttcaatgcaatttcattgaaatgacgtgtaaacaacattgattcaaccagtgtgtgcccagggCGTAGTGACCATAGACCCGCACCTTGAGTGTCACTAACGGAACACAGGAAATGATGTGCATTACAGAAACTTCATATGCTAAATATTGTGTTGATCATTCTAGACCAAATATGAACTTTAGTCATCTAAACTGTCCTCATTACATTCATCcatctgtctctgtttgtttgtctctaactgtctgtctgcctgcctgtctgtgtctcgtCTCGCTCAGCTGTTCATTGTGTACTGGGATACGGCCCGCTGCTTGAGGACACTGACTGAAACTCTAGAGGAGATGAGCTTTGTCGGAGACGAGGCCCAGGTAGGTACATCATGATGTCACCATGTTCGCTCTATTGATTTGTGTCTGTGTTCTCTTTGGCAAGGCTTTCAGTAGGGACATTCTGTTTTGGGAAGCCAATGGGATATAATGTGCATAGATCGATACTGACAAATCTCTTTGTACTGTTATAAGGAATTGTCTGagcaaaattgaaatgaaattggACATTGACAATAGGAGACGTTTGAGtattacatattgtgttttaGGCCTATCGGAGGGTTTTATTTGGTGTATATTGCCTTTCAATTGCCTCGTAAGGCAATCTGGTGATGATCACCATTCAGTGTTTCTGTGTTGCACTAGCAGACAATGCACTGTAACGGGTTCCCCTCACTTTTCACTCACTCCCTAGAAGAGACTCAAGAAGAGAATGTCCCACCTTGTCCTGGTGTCAGAGGTCATGACCCTTGACCCTGTGGCGGTGGGGTCAAGTGTTCATGAACGTTCTGATGAGGAAAGGCCCCTCTTGATGAACGATGAGACTGAAGGCAGTACCTCAACCAGCCAAAGGGAGGACACCAAACTCACTACTAACTACATTTTGGTACCAGACCAAATACTACCAGCTCAGGTTAGTTAGACTGCTTTCAATAATACTTGTAATCTTATGTTACAATGTAGACCGCTCGCTAAAGGATTTTTCTTTAGTGCCTCATGTTGAACAAATGGTATTCCAGattagtggaggctggtggagggagaAATCTGGAGGGCGGGCTCCAGCCACCACTGTTTAAGATATAGCCTACCTATAGACTGTAGCATGTGTTCAATACAGTCTCTTTTGTTGTTATGTTATACTAACATATCCCTTTTTGCAGGCCAAAGCACTCCAACTTCTACTGACCTACGGTGCGGTGTATGTCAAACTGTTGGTATCTGAAAAGCTGCCAAACTCCACACACCGCCCCCTACACCACAGGAGGAATCACTGCACCACTGCCTCCCTTTGTCTCTGTCAGTATATCAAAACCAAGGTCCTAGGATTATAAGACTGGGACACAGAAAAGCTGATGCGTTCCACTTTAAATAATATGTTACTGTAGGACAATAGAATATTTGCACTGACAATGTAAAAGTCACGATTTAGTACCCATTTGTGTACATTTTGCATTAAAATTATACaaacaataaatatatatctTTAAGAGGTTTGTCCTTATGTAGACAGGGATATTAATTTACGGTACATGCTAAGACATTTTGGGAGTGCATTTAGATAAACAGGGCAAagtatgaataagaatatgttctgaactgacttgcctagttaaataaaggttaaataaataaaa from Salvelinus sp. IW2-2015 linkage group LG31, ASM291031v2, whole genome shotgun sequence includes the following:
- the LOC111956016 gene encoding transmembrane protein 268 yields the protein MDEMEDKTSVRSDESDVEADLRRSSKIQPENRGTSRWKNGQCVLAVPTSSMLSPRFDLSLCRALLERDGFQIPVADFETPLDIALDVSSVRRYLFLNSSLFHFIMAPIIYVVIWCAVFSTLHMYLSVADWVLCLSVSLVSIFLTTFIIVILHYSNKEININIDVRLIQVNERLSQHMLLVGVADWVQSCTGTLQLFIVYWDTARCLRTLTETLEEMSFVGDEAQKRLKKRMSHLVLVSEVMTLDPVAVGSSVHERSDEERPLLMNDETEGSTSTSQREDTKLTTNYILVPDQILPAQAKALQLLLTYGAVYVKLLVSEKLPNSTHRPLHHRRNHCTTASLCLCQYIKTKVLGL